A stretch of Arthrobacter sunyaminii DNA encodes these proteins:
- a CDS encoding ABC transporter permease: MTTALIPTAPAAAGATAVSGRRRFLGPGAKLLLGGTAVLVLAVVSMFVGVSDVSLPGLLSGDEHAWDIFWISRVPRTLSIILAGMALSVAGLIMQLMARNKFVEPSTVGTVESASLGILVVTVFLPGASLFLKMSTATVFAVAGTALFLLVLRRIPLRNTLIVPLVGIMLGGVIAAVTTFFAYRFDLLQTLNSWMVGDFSGVLRGRYELLWIVGALTLIGYLAADRFTVAGMGQEFTTNLGLNYNRVMTLGLIIVSLISAVVVVSVGSVPFLGLIVPNLVSLMIGDNVRRAIPWVAIFGAGFVLACDIIGRTIRYPYEIPVGVIVSAIGSALFLYLLLRKRSARA; encoded by the coding sequence ATGACCACTGCGCTAATCCCCACCGCCCCGGCAGCCGCCGGGGCCACTGCTGTTTCCGGCCGGCGCCGGTTCCTCGGCCCCGGAGCCAAGCTTCTGCTGGGAGGAACAGCTGTCCTGGTGCTTGCCGTTGTCAGCATGTTTGTCGGCGTGAGCGACGTTTCGCTTCCCGGCCTGCTCTCCGGCGATGAACACGCGTGGGACATCTTTTGGATCAGCCGGGTTCCCCGGACCCTGAGCATCATTCTTGCCGGGATGGCGCTGAGCGTCGCCGGTCTCATCATGCAGCTGATGGCCCGCAACAAGTTCGTGGAGCCGTCCACGGTGGGCACAGTGGAGTCCGCTTCCCTGGGCATCCTGGTGGTCACGGTGTTCCTGCCGGGGGCCTCGCTGTTCCTTAAAATGTCCACCGCAACCGTCTTCGCCGTGGCCGGGACCGCCCTCTTCCTTCTGGTCCTGCGCCGGATTCCGCTGCGCAACACGCTGATCGTTCCCCTCGTGGGAATCATGCTTGGCGGCGTTATTGCGGCTGTGACCACGTTCTTCGCCTACCGGTTCGACCTGCTGCAGACCCTGAATTCCTGGATGGTCGGAGATTTCTCCGGCGTACTGCGCGGGCGCTACGAACTGCTCTGGATTGTAGGCGCCCTGACCCTGATCGGTTATTTGGCAGCTGACCGCTTCACCGTCGCAGGCATGGGCCAGGAGTTCACCACCAACCTGGGCCTGAACTACAACCGGGTGATGACGCTGGGCCTCATCATCGTGTCCCTGATCAGCGCCGTCGTGGTTGTCAGCGTCGGCTCGGTGCCGTTCCTGGGCCTGATCGTTCCCAACCTGGTCTCGCTGATGATCGGGGACAACGTCCGCCGGGCCATACCGTGGGTCGCCATTTTCGGGGCCGGCTTCGTCCTGGCGTGCGACATCATCGGCCGGACCATCCGCTACCCGTATGAAATTCCGGTGGGGGTCATCGTCTCCGCCATTGGCAGCGCCCTGTTCCTTTACCTGCTCCTGAGAAAGCGCTCCGCCCGTGCCTAG
- a CDS encoding ABC transporter ATP-binding protein: MISVNGVTKKYAGTTVVDEVSCHIKEGGVTSIIGPNGAGKSTLLSMISRLLPADAGTVTVDGLDVVKTPGKDLARKMAILRQDNHLTVRLTVRDLVGFGRYPHNGGRPTSVCREKIEQSLAFLDLSDLADRFVDELSGGQRQRAFIAMVLAQDTDYLLLDEPLNNLDMKHSVEMMRLLRRLTDELGKTVVLVIHDINFASCYSDDIIAMANGRLLHQGPPSMIMRPEVLKDIYEIDIRIEEIEGNRIGVYFA, translated from the coding sequence ATGATCTCCGTCAACGGCGTCACCAAAAAATATGCCGGCACCACCGTTGTTGATGAGGTGAGCTGCCATATCAAAGAAGGCGGAGTTACCTCGATCATTGGCCCCAACGGTGCCGGCAAGTCCACGCTGCTCTCTATGATCAGCCGCCTGCTGCCCGCTGACGCGGGAACGGTGACTGTGGACGGCCTCGACGTCGTGAAAACACCGGGTAAGGACCTGGCCAGGAAGATGGCCATCCTGCGGCAGGACAACCATCTCACCGTGCGGCTGACCGTTCGCGATCTGGTCGGCTTCGGACGGTACCCGCACAACGGCGGGCGTCCGACGTCGGTGTGCCGGGAGAAGATAGAGCAGTCCCTGGCTTTCCTGGACCTGTCGGATCTGGCGGACAGGTTTGTTGACGAGCTCTCCGGCGGTCAACGGCAGCGTGCATTTATTGCCATGGTGCTGGCCCAGGACACCGACTACCTGCTGTTGGATGAGCCGTTGAACAACCTGGACATGAAGCACTCCGTGGAAATGATGCGGCTGCTGCGCCGGCTCACCGACGAGCTCGGCAAGACGGTGGTACTGGTCATCCACGACATCAATTTCGCTTCCTGCTATTCCGACGACATTATTGCCATGGCCAACGGCAGGCTCCTGCACCAGGGGCCGCCGTCCATGATCATGCGGCCCGAGGTCCTGAAGGATATCTACGAAATCGATATCCGGATCGAAGAGATCGAGGGCAACCGGATAGGCGTGTACTTCGCCTAG
- the groES gene encoding co-chaperone GroES has product MSVSIKPLEDRIVVRPLEAEQTTASGLVIPDTAKEKPQEGEVVAVGPGRVDDNGNRVPVDVSEGDVVIYSKYGGTEVKHGGSEYLVLSARDVLAIVVK; this is encoded by the coding sequence GTGTCGGTCTCTATTAAGCCCCTTGAGGATCGCATTGTTGTCCGCCCCCTCGAAGCCGAGCAGACCACTGCTTCCGGCCTCGTCATTCCGGACACTGCAAAGGAAAAGCCCCAGGAGGGCGAAGTTGTTGCAGTAGGCCCCGGCCGCGTTGACGACAACGGCAACCGCGTTCCCGTGGATGTTTCCGAAGGTGACGTTGTCATCTACTCCAAGTACGGCGGAACCGAAGTCAAGCACGGCGGCTCCGAATACCTGGTGCTGTCCGCCCGCGACGTACTGGCCATCGTCGTTAAGTAG
- a CDS encoding shikimate 5-dehydrogenase, with product MPILNKDMTLCISLAARPSNIGTRFHNYLYDLLDLNYVYKAFAPADLAQAIMGVRGLPIRGCAVSMPYKEDVIALVDRLDPSAEAIHSVNTIVNDDGVLTAYNTDYLAISRLLRDHHVPASWSVLLRGSGGMAKAVAAALRDAGFTDVTIVARNEAAGRALADLYDFNWQPVQGENTADLLLNVTPLGMTGEHETVQAFTDPAIAAARTVFDVVALPAETPLITAARAAGKPVITGAEVIAIQAEEQFVLYTGVRPTPEQVREASEFSRA from the coding sequence ATGCCCATCCTGAACAAAGACATGACCCTGTGCATCTCCCTCGCTGCCCGGCCGTCAAACATTGGTACGCGCTTCCACAATTACCTGTATGACCTGCTCGACCTGAACTATGTCTACAAGGCGTTTGCCCCTGCGGACCTGGCCCAGGCCATCATGGGCGTGCGCGGCCTGCCGATCCGGGGGTGTGCGGTGTCCATGCCGTACAAGGAGGACGTCATAGCACTCGTGGACCGCTTGGATCCGTCCGCCGAAGCCATCCATTCAGTGAATACGATAGTGAACGACGACGGCGTCCTCACCGCCTACAACACCGACTACCTGGCCATCTCCCGGCTTCTGCGGGACCACCACGTGCCGGCGTCCTGGTCTGTGTTGCTCCGGGGATCGGGAGGCATGGCCAAAGCCGTTGCCGCAGCGCTGCGGGATGCCGGTTTCACGGACGTGACAATCGTGGCCCGCAACGAGGCTGCCGGGCGGGCACTCGCCGATCTTTACGACTTCAACTGGCAGCCCGTTCAGGGTGAAAACACCGCAGACCTGCTCCTCAACGTCACGCCGCTGGGAATGACCGGCGAGCATGAAACCGTTCAGGCATTCACTGACCCGGCCATCGCTGCGGCACGCACAGTGTTCGACGTCGTCGCACTCCCGGCCGAAACGCCGCTCATCACTGCAGCCCGAGCCGCAGGAAAGCCCGTAATTACAGGTGCGGAAGTCATTGCCATCCAAGCAGAGGAACAGTTCGTGCTGTACACCGGGGTGCGGCCCACTCCGGAGCAGGTGCGGGAGGCCAGCGAATTCTCCCGCGCGTAG
- a CDS encoding siderophore ABC transporter substrate-binding protein, which produces MKKTLKSRLVAGTALASLLALSACGSDSSANADATADASEPTMVTVEHTQGTTEVPVNPETVYTFDLGALDTLDALGIEVDGVPAANFPESLSKYGSDDYTKIGSMKEPDFEAISAGAPDLIIMSGRTADSYEEFSKIAPTINLSTDAADPWNSFISNTEIIGDIFGKEAEVEEKLAALETKVEDTKATAADAGNGLIIMTSGGEMTAYGEGSRFGLIHDVLGVATAADIKSEAQHGESVSFEYVAEINPDNLFVIDRDVAVGNAGEVASAVLDNELVMGTKAAKNDRITMLDSSSWYLVGYGLNNVDSMVSAVQDGIS; this is translated from the coding sequence GTGAAGAAAACCCTCAAGTCCCGCCTTGTCGCCGGGACCGCCCTCGCCTCCCTCCTGGCCCTGAGCGCCTGCGGATCAGACAGTTCGGCCAACGCGGACGCCACCGCCGATGCGTCCGAGCCCACCATGGTTACCGTTGAACACACCCAGGGCACCACCGAAGTTCCCGTGAACCCGGAGACTGTCTACACGTTCGACCTCGGCGCATTGGACACCCTGGATGCCCTGGGTATCGAGGTTGACGGCGTTCCCGCCGCAAACTTCCCCGAAAGCCTCTCCAAGTACGGCTCCGATGACTACACCAAGATCGGCAGCATGAAGGAGCCCGACTTCGAGGCCATCAGCGCCGGCGCCCCCGATCTGATCATCATGTCCGGCCGCACCGCTGACTCCTACGAAGAATTCTCCAAGATCGCGCCCACGATCAACCTCAGCACCGACGCTGCGGATCCGTGGAATTCCTTCATCTCCAACACCGAGATCATCGGTGACATCTTCGGCAAGGAAGCCGAAGTTGAAGAGAAGCTCGCTGCACTCGAGACCAAGGTGGAAGACACCAAGGCAACCGCCGCCGACGCCGGCAACGGCCTCATCATCATGACCAGCGGCGGCGAAATGACCGCTTACGGTGAAGGTTCACGCTTCGGCCTGATCCATGACGTCCTTGGGGTTGCCACCGCTGCCGACATCAAGTCCGAAGCACAGCACGGTGAATCCGTGTCCTTCGAATACGTTGCCGAGATCAACCCGGACAACCTGTTTGTCATCGACCGCGACGTCGCTGTGGGCAATGCGGGTGAAGTTGCCTCCGCTGTACTGGACAACGAACTCGTGATGGGCACCAAGGCCGCCAAGAATGACCGCATCACCATGCTCGATTCCTCCAGCTGGTATCTCGTGGGTTACGGCCTGAACAATGTTGACTCCATGGTCAGCGCTGTTCAGGACGGCATCTCCTAA
- a CDS encoding iron chelate uptake ABC transporter family permease subunit, with the protein MPSSPVSALPSALTVQRRRPVRNLSPRFWIILLSLAAAALVVVFMTIDLRGNIGYVLPRRAVKVGSMILVAYAVGVSTVLFQTVTANRILTPSIMGFDALYVLIQTILVFTLGGGLVLAMSDPLRYGMEVALMVGFSFLLYRWLFTGGGKSLHLMLLVGIVLGTLFRGVSSLLQRLIEPSEFIILQDLFFASFNNVDAKLLGYSLIAAAIVTVPAWRLRHSLDVLSLGRETSINLGINHKRTVTLVLVICSVLVAVSTALVGPVTFFGLLVASLAYQLCSHFKHAAVVPIAVLLGIIALVGGQLVLERVFAFDTALSIVIEFVGGIVFLILLLKGSIK; encoded by the coding sequence GTGCCTAGCAGTCCAGTCAGCGCCCTTCCCTCCGCACTTACCGTGCAGCGCCGCCGTCCGGTGCGCAACCTCTCCCCCCGGTTCTGGATCATCCTGCTGTCCTTGGCGGCAGCCGCTCTGGTCGTGGTCTTCATGACCATCGATCTGCGCGGAAACATCGGCTATGTCCTTCCGCGCCGCGCCGTTAAGGTGGGCTCGATGATCCTGGTGGCCTACGCCGTCGGCGTCTCCACCGTATTGTTCCAAACTGTCACCGCCAATCGGATCCTGACGCCCTCGATCATGGGCTTCGACGCCCTGTACGTCTTGATCCAAACCATCCTGGTGTTCACCCTCGGCGGCGGCCTTGTCCTCGCCATGTCCGATCCGCTGCGTTACGGCATGGAAGTTGCCCTGATGGTGGGGTTCTCGTTCCTGCTGTACCGGTGGCTTTTTACCGGCGGCGGCAAGTCCCTCCATCTGATGCTGTTGGTGGGCATTGTGCTGGGCACGCTGTTCCGGGGTGTGTCCTCGCTGCTGCAGCGGCTGATCGAGCCCAGCGAGTTCATCATCCTGCAGGACCTGTTTTTTGCGTCCTTCAACAACGTCGACGCCAAGCTGCTTGGCTACTCGCTGATCGCTGCAGCCATCGTTACAGTTCCGGCCTGGCGCCTGCGGCACTCACTCGATGTGCTGTCGCTGGGCCGGGAAACCTCGATCAACCTGGGCATCAACCACAAACGCACGGTGACGCTGGTGCTGGTGATCTGCTCGGTGCTCGTTGCGGTGTCCACCGCTCTGGTGGGGCCGGTTACCTTCTTCGGTCTGCTGGTGGCTTCCCTGGCTTACCAGCTTTGTTCGCATTTCAAGCACGCCGCTGTTGTCCCCATCGCAGTGCTGCTGGGCATCATTGCCCTGGTGGGCGGCCAACTGGTCCTGGAGCGCGTGTTTGCGTTCGATACAGCCCTGAGCATTGTCATTGAATTTGTCGGCGGGATCGTCTTTTTGATCCTGCTCCTGAAAGGCTCCATCAAATGA
- the groL gene encoding chaperonin GroEL (60 kDa chaperone family; promotes refolding of misfolded polypeptides especially under stressful conditions; forms two stacked rings of heptamers to form a barrel-shaped 14mer; ends can be capped by GroES; misfolded proteins enter the barrel where they are refolded when GroES binds) has product MAKQLEFNDSARRSLEAGVDKLANAVKVTLGPRGRNVVLAKTWGAPTITNDGVTIAREVELDDPYENLGAQLAKEVATKTNDVAGDGTTTATVLAQALVKEGLRNVAAGAAPGQLKRGMETAVEAVAARLLENAKEVEGNQVAHVAAISAQSMEIGELLAKAFDTVGKDGVITIEESSSTQTELVITEGMQFDKGYLSPYFVTDPERQEAVLEDALILINSGKISSVAEFLPLLEKALQTSKPLFIIAEDIEGEALSTLVVNKIRGTLNVVAVKAPGFGDRRKAMMQDIATLTGAQVVSPDLGLKLDQVGLEVLGSARRITVTKDSTTIVDGTGSEADVADRVAQIRAEIERTDSDWDREKLQERLAKLSGGIGVIKVGAATEVELKEKKHRIEDAVSSTRAALEEGIVAGGGSALVHAAKALDTDAEVLKLEGDAATAVGLVRRALAQPLRWIAENAGAEGMVVVAKVTDLEVNNGFNAATGEYENLIEAGIIDPVKVTRSALRNAASIAALVLTTEALVVEKPADDEEDHGHQH; this is encoded by the coding sequence ATGGCAAAGCAATTGGAGTTCAACGACTCCGCCCGCCGCTCGCTGGAGGCCGGCGTCGACAAGCTGGCCAACGCCGTCAAGGTGACCCTCGGCCCGCGCGGCCGCAACGTAGTGCTCGCCAAGACCTGGGGCGCTCCCACCATCACGAACGACGGCGTGACCATCGCCCGTGAAGTCGAGCTGGATGATCCGTATGAGAACCTCGGTGCCCAGCTGGCCAAGGAAGTAGCCACCAAGACCAACGATGTCGCCGGTGACGGTACCACCACCGCCACGGTGCTGGCTCAGGCCCTGGTCAAGGAAGGCCTGCGCAACGTTGCTGCAGGCGCCGCTCCGGGCCAGCTGAAGCGCGGCATGGAGACGGCCGTGGAAGCGGTAGCTGCACGGCTGCTGGAAAACGCCAAGGAAGTTGAGGGCAACCAGGTTGCCCACGTAGCTGCCATCTCCGCCCAGAGCATGGAGATTGGCGAACTGCTGGCCAAGGCCTTTGACACCGTCGGCAAGGACGGCGTCATTACGATCGAGGAATCCTCCTCGACGCAGACCGAACTGGTCATCACCGAAGGCATGCAGTTCGACAAGGGCTACCTGTCCCCGTACTTCGTCACTGATCCGGAGCGCCAGGAAGCCGTCCTCGAAGACGCGCTGATCCTGATCAACTCCGGCAAGATCTCCTCGGTTGCCGAGTTCCTGCCCCTGCTTGAAAAGGCGCTGCAGACCTCCAAGCCGCTGTTCATCATTGCCGAGGACATTGAAGGCGAAGCCCTGTCCACCCTGGTGGTCAACAAGATCCGCGGCACCCTGAACGTGGTTGCCGTCAAGGCACCCGGATTCGGTGACCGCCGCAAGGCCATGATGCAGGACATCGCCACCCTCACGGGTGCGCAGGTTGTCTCCCCGGATCTGGGCCTGAAGCTGGACCAGGTTGGCCTTGAGGTGCTGGGCTCCGCCCGCCGCATCACGGTTACCAAGGACAGCACCACGATTGTCGACGGAACCGGCTCCGAAGCCGACGTCGCTGACCGCGTGGCTCAGATCCGTGCCGAGATCGAGCGCACGGACTCCGACTGGGACCGCGAGAAGCTGCAGGAACGCCTGGCCAAGCTCTCCGGCGGCATTGGCGTCATCAAGGTTGGCGCAGCCACCGAGGTGGAGCTCAAGGAAAAGAAGCACCGCATCGAAGACGCCGTGTCCTCGACGCGTGCGGCCCTGGAAGAGGGCATCGTGGCCGGCGGCGGTTCCGCACTGGTCCACGCTGCCAAGGCCCTGGACACCGACGCGGAGGTGCTGAAGCTGGAAGGCGACGCCGCCACCGCCGTCGGTCTGGTGCGCCGCGCCCTGGCACAGCCGCTGCGCTGGATCGCCGAGAACGCGGGCGCCGAGGGCATGGTTGTTGTCGCCAAGGTCACTGACCTTGAGGTCAACAACGGCTTCAACGCCGCGACGGGCGAATACGAGAACCTGATCGAGGCCGGCATCATTGACCCGGTCAAGGTCA
- a CDS encoding glutamate--cysteine ligase: protein MEIGFAQSAQSTLGVEWELALVDRNTGELVSVADEVLRGVSAAHPGISEGDEHPHIKQELLENTVELVTGVCNTVADAKADLTRSLEALRRVTDPMGVELFCSGSHPFSAPRSQPVTDKERYAKLIDRTQWWGQQMLIYGVHVHVGLDSRDKVLPVLDGLVNYFPHFQALSASSPYWSGEDTGYASQRALMFQQLPTAGLPFQFGSWAEYESYVQDMFTTGVIDSISEIRWDIRPVPGLGTIEMRVCDGMATLQDVGAVAALTQCLVDEFSTILDNGGSIPTMPPWHVQENKWRAARYGLDAIIILDAAGNEKLVTDHLLEDVLPRLAPVAEKLGCSAELADVASIIERGAGYQRQRRIAAENDGDLRAVVQDGIRQLRGEA from the coding sequence TTGGAAATCGGTTTCGCCCAGTCGGCACAATCAACCCTTGGCGTTGAATGGGAGCTGGCACTTGTCGACCGGAACACCGGGGAACTGGTGTCCGTTGCCGACGAGGTTCTGCGCGGCGTCAGCGCCGCGCATCCCGGGATCAGTGAAGGTGACGAGCACCCGCACATCAAGCAGGAACTGCTCGAAAACACCGTAGAGCTGGTGACCGGTGTGTGCAACACCGTTGCTGACGCCAAAGCTGACCTGACCCGTTCCCTCGAGGCACTGCGCCGGGTGACCGATCCCATGGGCGTGGAGCTGTTCTGCTCCGGTTCCCATCCGTTCAGTGCCCCGCGCTCGCAGCCGGTCACCGACAAGGAACGCTACGCGAAACTGATTGACCGCACGCAGTGGTGGGGCCAGCAGATGCTCATCTACGGGGTTCATGTCCACGTGGGTCTGGACAGCCGGGACAAGGTGCTTCCGGTGCTTGACGGCCTGGTCAACTACTTCCCGCACTTCCAGGCGCTGTCCGCTTCCTCGCCTTACTGGTCCGGCGAGGACACCGGTTACGCCTCCCAGCGTGCCCTGATGTTCCAGCAGCTGCCCACAGCCGGCCTTCCCTTCCAATTCGGCTCCTGGGCCGAGTATGAGTCCTACGTTCAGGACATGTTCACCACCGGAGTGATCGACTCGATCAGCGAGATCCGTTGGGACATCCGACCTGTGCCGGGCCTGGGCACCATTGAAATGCGGGTCTGCGACGGAATGGCCACCCTGCAGGATGTTGGCGCCGTGGCAGCCCTGACCCAGTGTTTGGTGGACGAGTTCTCCACCATCCTGGACAACGGCGGCAGCATCCCGACCATGCCTCCGTGGCACGTTCAGGAAAACAAATGGCGTGCGGCCCGGTATGGCCTCGACGCCATCATCATCCTTGATGCTGCCGGCAACGAGAAGCTGGTGACGGACCATTTGCTGGAGGATGTCCTCCCCCGCCTGGCTCCTGTTGCGGAGAAGCTTGGCTGTTCTGCCGAGCTGGCGGACGTGGCATCGATCATTGAACGCGGTGCCGGCTACCAGCGGCAGCGCCGCATTGCTGCAGAGAACGACGGCGATTTGCGCGCGGTGGTGCAAGACGGAATCCGACAGCTGCGCGGCGAAGCCTGA
- a CDS encoding MalY/PatB family protein, translating to MRKIEAEPLSVLRTRTSYKWQTYPADVLPLFVAEMDYPLAEPVQQAIIGRVLASDTGYVAGPEPVADAFAGYARRTWDWQVDPGDVRTTTDVSVAIVECLRQTVPVDGSVVITPPVYPPFFELPLEADASVVEVPLLLTGTGWQLDLPALERAFARGADALLLCNPHNPLGLVHSAETLGALADLSAKYGVAVISDEIHAPLAYDPRSFTPYLSVSDAAREYGICVSAASKAWNIAGTKCAVMVASSERTRLQLDSMPEEVSARTSILGLHASVAAYDDGGPWLTAVLNSLAENRELLAELLSAYLPEIVYRPPLAGYLAWLDFRGVGWGGDPAAVALEQGRVALESGLKFGRQGTGFVRLNFACSPEVLTEAVTRLAAVRAAPSDL from the coding sequence ATGAGGAAGATCGAGGCCGAGCCGCTGTCCGTACTGCGTACACGCACCAGCTATAAGTGGCAGACCTACCCGGCAGATGTCCTGCCGCTGTTTGTGGCAGAGATGGACTATCCGCTGGCTGAACCGGTGCAGCAGGCGATTATCGGCCGGGTGCTGGCCTCGGATACCGGCTATGTCGCCGGACCGGAACCGGTGGCCGATGCATTCGCCGGATACGCGCGGCGGACCTGGGACTGGCAGGTGGATCCCGGGGATGTCCGGACCACCACTGATGTCAGCGTGGCCATTGTCGAGTGCCTGCGCCAGACCGTCCCGGTGGACGGTTCGGTGGTGATCACGCCGCCGGTGTATCCGCCCTTCTTTGAGCTGCCGCTGGAGGCCGACGCTTCAGTGGTGGAGGTTCCCCTTCTACTCACCGGCACAGGATGGCAACTGGACCTTCCGGCACTGGAACGAGCGTTCGCCAGGGGCGCTGATGCCCTGCTGCTGTGCAACCCGCACAATCCGCTGGGGCTGGTGCACTCTGCCGAAACCCTGGGGGCGCTCGCCGATTTGTCAGCGAAATACGGAGTCGCGGTCATCAGCGATGAAATCCATGCCCCGCTGGCCTATGACCCGCGTTCCTTTACGCCTTACCTCTCAGTCTCCGACGCGGCACGGGAATATGGCATCTGCGTCAGCGCAGCCAGCAAAGCGTGGAACATTGCCGGAACCAAATGTGCGGTCATGGTGGCCTCGAGCGAGCGCACGCGGCTGCAGCTGGATTCGATGCCCGAGGAGGTCTCGGCCCGGACCTCCATCCTGGGCCTGCATGCCTCCGTGGCAGCTTATGACGACGGCGGACCGTGGCTGACGGCGGTGCTGAACTCCCTTGCGGAGAACCGGGAACTGCTGGCCGAGCTCCTGTCTGCGTATCTGCCCGAGATTGTCTACCGTCCTCCCTTGGCCGGCTATCTCGCGTGGCTGGATTTCAGGGGCGTGGGCTGGGGTGGGGATCCGGCGGCAGTGGCCCTGGAACAGGGACGTGTTGCACTGGAATCAGGCCTCAAATTTGGTCGGCAGGGCACGGGGTTTGTCCGGCTGAACTTTGCCTGCTCCCCGGAGGTACTGACGGAGGCCGTGACGCGGCTGGCTGCAGTGCGGGCGGCGCCGTCGGACCTATAG
- a CDS encoding THUMP-like domain-containing protein, which yields MPDTSLAHVLTSEGWELLNSLGPYLESESFKLNTDLRKAGHSPDVVAAVLTQAKLRMKARTKFGPFAEHMLFTAPGLEQATRLNVAALHAQRYVQAGLDKVADLGCGIGADSLALATLDRQVTAVELDEITAAAATINLMPWPNAKVVQGAAEEFDLDGFDGVWLDPARRTTSTSGTTRIFDPEAFSPPLSFVESLADRGLPVGVKMGPGIPHDGLPANCEVQWVSVDGDVTEATLWFNALRRDGVRRAALVIGPEGAAELTSPVDYDAGAQDVGIGPVDAYLYEPDGAVIRAGLVADVARSLGGHLLDPHIAYIGAPELLQTPFARAYRVLEVRPYNVKALKAWVKANGIGVLDIKKRGMSVTPEELRKQLLTGSGKGPNKATLVLTRLGEDRVAIVVEPVALPAA from the coding sequence ATGCCGGATACTTCGCTTGCCCATGTCCTGACGTCCGAAGGCTGGGAACTGCTGAACTCCCTTGGCCCGTATCTGGAGTCCGAATCCTTCAAGCTCAACACTGACCTGCGTAAGGCCGGGCACTCCCCCGACGTGGTTGCCGCCGTCCTGACCCAGGCCAAGCTGCGGATGAAAGCACGGACCAAGTTCGGGCCGTTCGCCGAGCACATGCTGTTCACCGCGCCCGGGCTGGAACAGGCCACCCGGCTAAACGTGGCCGCCCTGCATGCCCAGCGCTACGTCCAGGCCGGCCTGGACAAAGTTGCCGACCTGGGCTGCGGGATCGGCGCCGATTCCCTGGCCCTGGCCACCCTGGACCGGCAGGTCACCGCCGTCGAACTTGATGAGATCACTGCTGCCGCCGCCACCATCAATCTCATGCCCTGGCCCAACGCAAAGGTGGTTCAGGGCGCTGCCGAGGAGTTCGATCTGGACGGGTTCGACGGCGTGTGGCTGGATCCGGCCCGCCGGACCACGTCCACCTCCGGGACCACCCGCATCTTTGATCCGGAAGCTTTCTCCCCGCCGCTGTCCTTCGTGGAGTCCCTGGCCGACCGCGGCCTGCCGGTGGGCGTGAAGATGGGTCCGGGCATTCCGCACGATGGCCTGCCGGCAAACTGTGAAGTGCAGTGGGTCTCAGTGGACGGTGACGTTACCGAGGCGACCCTATGGTTCAACGCCCTGCGCCGCGACGGCGTCCGCCGCGCAGCGTTGGTGATTGGCCCGGAGGGTGCCGCCGAGCTCACCTCGCCGGTGGATTACGACGCCGGTGCCCAGGACGTGGGCATTGGTCCGGTGGATGCCTACCTGTACGAGCCCGACGGTGCGGTGATCCGCGCGGGCCTCGTCGCCGACGTCGCGCGTTCCCTGGGCGGGCACCTGCTGGATCCGCACATTGCCTACATTGGTGCACCCGAGCTGCTGCAGACTCCGTTTGCCCGCGCCTACAGGGTGCTCGAGGTCCGCCCGTACAACGTCAAGGCCCTCAAGGCCTGGGTGAAGGCCAACGGAATCGGTGTGCTGGACATCAAGAAGCGCGGCATGTCCGTGACGCCAGAGGAACTGCGCAAGCAGCTGCTCACCGGTTCCGGCAAGGGGCCCAACAAAGCAACCCTGGTGCTGACGCGCCTGGGCGAGGACCGGGTGGCCATCGTGGTGGAACCGGTGGCGCTGCCCGCCGCGTAG